The DNA sequence TCAATGTAGTGAGTTACCGGGATGAGTTGTCGCCAAAACTGCGCAAACCATGGCATGTCACTCACCGGAAAGGTGATACCCATAAAGGCGAAGCTGGGGGCGGTAAGCGCGCCAGCAAAACTTAATGCTCGCGCCATATCTTCAAACAGTAGCATGAAGATTAAAGCAATTGCCTGAGAAGCAATAACACACAATAACAAAGCCAGTAATAATACGCTCCAAGAGCCGCGCATCGGCCAGTCAAAGCCATGAAACATCAAGGTACATAACAAAATACCTTGGAGCCAAAGTAGCCCGCCAAAGAAGAGTAATTTCACGGATATTTTTTGCCAAGCTTGATTGGCTAGCCAGTGTTTATAGCTGTTGTCTCGCAATTCAGCGTTTAAGGCCAAAATCATCACTACCATGATCAGTATTTGCCAAAAAGCGGGCAGAGCGGCAGAAACAATGAACTGCGCATAGTTGCTGTTACCGTTATAAAGTGCGCTGATTTGATTGCGAATAGGCACCGATGAACTGAGTGCTTGCAATACTTGGGTATTGCCTTGGCTTAGCGCTCGGGCCACGCCTACCTTAGCCGAAAAAGTACCATGGCTTTGCTGTAGGGCTGAGTTAACCTGCTTACCTAACACCATAAATTGACTATTGTAATAAGCGGCAACTGTTGGCGTTTGAGCCAGTTTAGTGTGCTTCTCTAAATCTGTAGGAATGACCACCAAAGCCGATACTTCGGCTGTGCGAAGTAACCGCCGCGCTTCGATTTCGTCTGCTACGCTAATCACTTGTAGGCTTGGGTTCGCATCATAATGGGCAATTAAACTGCGCGATAACTGGCTATGGTCGCGGTCAACCACTGCTATGTGTAAATCACGGGTTAGGCCCGAAGAAAATACCCACCACACACCAAGAAAGGCCACTAAAGGCAACCAAGTGAGCATTGCCATTAGCCAGCGGTTATCTCGCAGCAGGCACCATTGCTGGGCAAATAATTGGCCGACGCTCAATCTGTTAGTGGCTGAGGGCTGCATCAGCTTATTGCTCTAATTGTACGATTGCGCTCATGCCTACACGCAGTTGTTCAATCTGCTGTAGGGGTCTGGCTTCAACTTCAAACGTGCGTAAATCAAAGCCGGTACGGCTATCGGTAGCACGCCAAGTGGCAAAGTCGCCCATGACTGCTACATGCGCTACTTCAAATTTGAAGCTTTGATTATCTAATGCGGGCAGGCTCGCACTAAATTGCTGACCTTTTTGGAACTGGCTCAGTTGGTCTTCACGCACATGTAAAATTAACCAAGCGTCTTGCATGTCGATAATGGATACCACAGGAAAGCCAGTAGGTGCTAATTCGCCCGTTTGCAGTAATAACTGGCTTACTTCACCCGAGTGCCAACTTTTCACTAAGGTATCGCTAGAGAATGCTTCAACTTCGGCAACCACGCCGGCAGCAGCGCGAACTTGCTCTAAGGCGGCGCGTTTAGTTTCGTCGCGAGCACCTTCTTTGGCTAGTTGATACATTTGTGAGGCGGCATTTTCGGTATAACGAGACGCTTGCCATTGGGTATATGCCTCATCACGTTTTTGTTCAGACACTACGCCATCATTAAATAAATTGTCTACGCGCTGGTAGGTTTTTTCAGCGAGCTTAGAAGCGGCGAGTGCTTTTTGCCATTGATCTTTAGCGGCTGATATTTCTTGGCTGCGGGCACCGTTTTCAGCTTGATCGGCCATCGCAGTGGCGGCTTCTTGCCCGGCTTTTGCTTGCTCTAATTTGGCGTCTAACTCTGGGCTAGTGATAGAGAAAATCAACTGCCCCGGCTCGACTTTATCGCCTTTTCTCACTAACACTTGGTCAATGCGCCCTGCCACTTTAGACGAGATGTTGTATTGCTGAGCCTCAATTTGACCCTGCAAAATATGCGGTTTAGGCTGGTAGGCTTGCCAAAAGGAGTACGCCACCCAAGCGATAATCGCGATCAGTGGAACAATGGGTAAAACGGCAGAAAACTTGCGCATAATAATTAAACCCTAATCAAAACGGTAATATTGTGAAAATTGTGCCATTTCACCGCTCAATGCGGTGAGTTTTGCTAAGGCAATGACATGGTGGTAAGCCGCCGATTGACGCTGTGTTTTTACACTGGCTTGATACATTTCTGCATCCACTACATCTAATGAGGTGGCTAAACCTTGGCTAAAAGCTTTAAGGCGGATCCGTAAATTTTCTTTCGATAGCGCCAAGGTAGATTCTAAGCCTTGGTATTCTTCTAGTGCTTGCTCTGCTTCTCGATAAGTCTTCTCCACCAACAAACCCAAATCGCGCTCGGCTTGCGCGCGAATATAGCCAATTTGAACCAGCGTACTATTGGCTGCCAAGACTTTGCCTGAGCGACCAGAGTTATCAATTAGGGGGACAGACACTCCTACACCTACCATCCAATCGGGGGCATATTTGGCGGCTAAGCTATCGCCCTTGTAGATGTCGTAGTTACCAAACATATACACCTCGGGTAGGTAGCTTCCTTTAGCAATGGTCACCATTTTTTTGGCCTGCTCGGCTTTACTGTCAAGAATAGCTAAACCCGGATAACCATTTAAAGTGTGCGACATAAAGCTTTCTAGTTCGGGAATTTGTTCTTCGGTAAATAAGCGAGTACTGGGTTCAACCACCTGTTGGCTGTGCAATAACTCTCGCAGGGCCAGTTGGGCAATCTCATAATTACGTAGGGCTTTTTTAGTATCTACTTTAGCTTTATCAAATGACGCATCGGCCTGTAGTCTTTCAACAAAGGCTATTTGGCCTTGTTGTTCAAGTTTAAGAGCGTTGCGCTGGTGTTTTCTTAGGCCATCTTCTACATCTTTGTAAGTTTCAGCCACTTGAGCGGCTAATACTACGCCAAAGTAAACTTTGGCTAAATCTTCAAATTTAGCCTGCTGTTGCATGGCTAATACTTTGCCTGCTTCAATATTTTGCTCGCGAGCGATATCTATCGCTGCACCACGCCGCCCACCAGTATACAAAGGCCAAATGGCTCGAATCGAGCTGGTAGTAATATCTTGTTCAGTAAAATTAGTGACTGTTGGTAAGTTTAATAATGGTGCGAGTATTTGCCCTAATGCAGGGTCTAAGCCACTTAAATCGAGTGACGCTAGCGGCTCCAAGTCTTTTAAATCTAAAGACACCGGTTTTTCTAAACGCGTATAGTTACCGGTTAAATCTACCTTGGGGTAATACAAGTCTTTGGCGGCATCACGCATCGCTTCTGATCTTGCTACGCTAGCTTTATTGGCTGCCAGGCTTTCGTTTTTCTCTAACACCTCAAGCCAAGCTTGTTCAAAGCTAATCGCCAACGCGGGGGGAGTGGCAAAGAATGCCAATAATAACATTGGCCACATTGTTTTGAGTAATGGGCTAAAAACGTATTGAATCACAGAGCCATTGTCCTTATGGGATTAGAGTATTTACTCTATCTTAAGTTGCGTATTTCATTCAAGCTATTTAGCGCTTTGTTCCTCTAGCTTAGAGTTATATAAGCTCAATAGCTAATTTAAGCTCAATTGGCACGAAGGAACATAAGCGATAGTGCATTTAGATGAAGTATAGGCATGGCCGGTGTTCCTGCTCTATAGGCTAAGCAAGTAGCTTGCCCAAACATAGCTTGGTTATTTTGTGTAAACAGGAGGCTAAAATCGCCAGTTAGAGTCTCCTTTAAAAAGAGTTAGTAAATGGGCCCAATTATTTCTAACTGGGTTAAATATACTCGTGTATCAAACTCCAGTTGGTGATAATTAGGCAGCATATGTTGGCAGAGTTGATAAAAGGCTTTGTCGTGCTGTTTTTCTTTTAAGTGAGCCAGTTCATGCACCACTATCATGTTTAAAAATGGTTCTGGCACCTTTTGAAATAGGCTGCTTATGCGGATCTCATTTTTACTTTTTAGCTTGTTACCCTGTACTCGCGAGACATAGCTATGTAAGCCTAAAGCATGTTTCACCACATGGATTTTTTTGTCGTAAATGACCTTGCTGAGTGGGGCCGATTTTCGCATATAGCGACTTTTAAGCTCGGTCGCATAGTCGCGTAATTCTTTGTCGTTATGAATGGTGTGCACTGTTGGATATTTAGTTAACAAAAATTCGGCCAGCCTTTGCTGGTCGAGCAGCATTTGGATTTTTTCAGTTAACTCTGCGGGGTAAGCGTTGAGGTATTTAAGGGTGCTCATCGTGGTGTTCATTGTTTCACTGTTCCCCCAGTGTAACTGGGTAAAAGGCTAAGGCATAGCCAAGCCGTTTAGCGATGCCTTAAGGCCTTTGACTATTTTCGGTTGAGCATTGCCACCGCCATAATCACTAACGCAATGCCGACCAACTGATAAAGGCTAATACTGTCGCCTAATACCCAGTTAGCCATTAACAGTGTAAACACCGGGCCGGCACTACCTGAAATTGCAGTGCGCTGTGCGCCAATGCGGTTAATCGCTTCGCTAAATAGAAACGAAGGGATCACCGTTGAAAATATCGCCATGTATAAAGCATAGACATATACCTGCTCAGGGTAGGAGTCTAGAGGGTTTAAGCTATCCTGCAGGAAAAAGTGAATGAATATTGCCAAGCTAGCAGCAATCATTGCTATACAGGTAAAAGCTTGGCTGCCTATTTGGTTAACAATGGCTTTACTAAAGACCAAATAGAAAGCAAAACTAAATGCACTCGCTACCACCAAGCCAGTGCCAAGCAGTACTCCTTGGCTTAAGCCTTGGTTGCTGGTTTCACTCCACATCATTAAGGCTACACCTAACCAACTTATCGGCAGCGCTACTATAAACACCGCTTGTGGTTTGTGCTGATACACTAACCAGGCTAATAAAATGGTAAAGCTGGGATAGACATAAAGCACCACTCGCTCGAGTGGGGCAGAGATATACTGTAAGCCACTTAAATCTAAATAGCTGGCAAGGTAATAACCAGCAATGCCGACCAACGATGCGGTGAGCAAATGGCTAGCGATGGGTTTATTGGTAAACCGTCCGCGCAGCCACCAAAATAAGCCTAATGCTAAATATATTGGTAAGCTAAAGGCCATGCGCAGAGTCATAAGGCTTGCCGGATCAATGCCATCGAGGTAAGCCAGCTTGATCCAAATACCTTTTAAAGAAAACAAGGCGGTGGCGAGTAAGGCTAAGGCTAAGCCGATGGTTGTGGGAGGTATTCGGGCGATAACAGCGCTTACCCGCTGGTGTGAGTTACTTATATTCATGTCCTTCGTGCCTTATTTCTGGTGTTTAATAATGGCTACGAAGGGCAAAAGTCTGGCTGCGCTTCGCAGCCAGTGAGCAATCTATAACAAATCTTCACCGCTGCAAAAGGTAAGCAGCAGCCACAGTTTAGCTAACGTCGCGGGCGTGATTAGCGCGAGCTGACTGATTAGCGGCAGTGTGGTTAACCATGTCATAGCTTTTCCTTGATGGTGAAGTTTTAGCCTACGAAATAGTTTTGTTTTGAGCAAGCTTTCGTTGTGACAATTTATCCCAGCCGCTACCAAGCACTAAAAAGATCACCGATAACAGCAAGGCATATACACTTTGTAGTCCCAGAGCGAGCAGTAACAAGCAGCATAATGCACAGCCTATCAGAGCGAGTATTCGCACAAAGCCTTTAAGCAAAACCACGCCTGCCAGCATGCTGAGCAAATACACCATAATGAAGTTACCGTTGGCATAGCGGATCAAATCATCTAGCGCTAACTGAAATGACCAAGCCACAAAACAACTGAGCACACAGGCCAACACAATGGCAAATAAGGCATAAGTTGGCACTTTATTTGGCGATAAGTAAGCCAGCTTTTTGGGAAGTTGCCCCTCGTCAGCCATGCTCCACAATAATCGGGCGAATCCTTGAATGTAAATATTGATGCTGGCGAAACAAGCAAAATAACCAATTATCGCGGCTAACCAGCTGGCTTGTTGACCAAACAGCAGTGCAACGATGTGCGGCAGGGATTGAGTATTGGCTAATTGGTCACCATAAGCACCATATTTTAGTACCACAACCGAAGCTGCCCAATAGACAGCACCAGCCACGAATACCCCGAGTATTAAAGCGATGGGGAAATCACGCTTGGGCTGGCGAAACTCTTCCCCCATATGGGCAAAAGCTTCAATGCCGACAAAGCACCAAAACATTACCGCTAGTGCTGGTGCGATACTTGGGCTGGAGAGCTGCTCCGGTAGGGCGTAATCAGTGATGACTATATCCGCTTGCCACCACAGTGCGGCCACTAAAGCGATGATGGCTAAAGCAATAAGCCCTTGCACATTCCCTGATAGCTTGGCACCACCTAAACCCAGTAATAGGATGGCGAGCAGCGTACCAAGTTGAATGACTAAAGCCATTAATGGGCTGATTGAGAATAAAGATTGCCAAAAGCCCGTTGCCATGACTAAGGCGGCAGGCAAACCCACAGGTAGCACGGAAATAAACAAAAACGCCGTGAGTTTTTCGCTATGCCCACCCAAGGCTTTGCCTACGAAGTGCGCGGCTCCACCGGCATGTGGGTAGCGCTTACCTAAGGCGGCAAAAGTAAAAGCGATAGGTAATACCAAGGCAATCAGCAGCAGCCAAGCAACCAGCGAGTGGCGTTCGGCCACACTGGCAGCAATGGCTGGAACCACAAATATCCCTGTTCCTAATAATGAGGTAGCCAATAAGGCGACTCCTTGGCTAATTCCTAATTGTTGCTTTAGACGGCTCATTTGATTTTGCTCTGGCGGCTTTGAATTTATGATGATACGCCTGAAGTGGCGCTGGGTTAGCTGTTAAGTTATCGGAAATAAAAGAAATATTGTCGGTAGTGACCGTGAAATTAACGGTCAGTGGTTTAGGGCCTTTTAGTGGCAGCTATTGCCGCCCCATCCATCATTTAAGACTCACAGGAAGTCGAGCGTAAACCGTCATTAATCATCAGATGCGTCAAATAACATTTAGTTAACCTTACTATGATTTTATCTGCCCCTTCGCTTGCATGATTGAGCTTCAAAACTTGCTGATATTGGTTACTTATAGCGATTTTGTAAAAAATAATTTGTCTTGTTTACAAAAACACGTTCTCAGAAAAACGTCTATTTTAGCGGCACTTTATTACCAAAGTGTAATGAAATTACATCATCTGTGTGGTTTTTGAGCGATATACCTCTTTAGGGTAGTTTGAAGTTGTTATTGATCTACATCATTTATTTATTTTTGTTACATCCTATTATCCGCGCATTATTTTGATTTTGTCCCTAGGAAGTCTATGAGCAAGTTGAAGCTAGTTGTCATTGGTAACGGTATGGTTGGTCATCGCTACCTAGAAGATTTAGTTGAAAAGGCCGATTTGAGCCAGTTCGACGTGACGGTTTTCTGTGAAGAACCTCGCGTCGCTTATGACCGTGTTCATTTGTCTTCATACTTTTCTCATCACACCGCTGAAGAGTTGTCGTTAGTTAAACATGGTTTCTACGAGAAGCACGGCATTGAAGTATTGTTGGGTGAACGCGCAATTAACATCAATCGCGACCAACAAGTGGTTTACTCAAGCACGGGTCGTGAAATTAACTATGACAAACTGGTTATGGCCACTGGCTCTTATCCGTGGGTGCCGCCGATTAAAGGCAGTGAGAACAAAGATTGTTTTGTCTACCGCACCATTGAAGATCTAAAAGCGATTGAGGCCTGCTCTAAAAAGAGTAAAAGTGGTGCCGTTGTTGGCGGAGGCTTATTGGGTCTAGAAGCCGCTGGCGCACTAAAAGCGCTAGGTGTAGAAACTCACGTGATTGAGTTTGCACCGGTATTAATGGCTGAGCAATTAGACCAGCAAGGTGGTTTATTACTACGCAATAAAATTGAACGTATGGGCGTGCAAGTGCACACCAGCAAAAATACCTTAGAAATTCAGGCGCAAGGCGAGCAAGCGCGCAATACGATGCAGTTTGCTGACGACACGAAGCTTGAAGTTGACTTCATCGTTTTCTCTACCGGTATTCGCCCACAAGACAAATTAGCGCGTCAGTCAGAGTTGGCGATAGCCCCGCGCGGCGGCATCGCCATTAATGATCAATGTTTAAGTTCAGACCAGAACATCTATGCCATCGGCGAGTGTGCTTCTTGGAATGAAAGCTTCTTTGGTTTAGTGGCGCCTGGTTACAAAATGGCGCAAGTGGCGGTTGATCATTTATTAGACCGAGATAATGCCTTTGAAGGCGCCGACATGAGCGCCAAGCTTAAGTTACTCGGGGTAAAGGTAGGTAGCATCGGTGATGCTAATGGTCGCACGCCGGGCTGTAAGAGTTTCGTATACCAAAATGATGAAGAGGGCGTTTACAAACGCTTAATCGTTTCCGAAGATGGCAAAAAATTATTAGGTGCGGTATTGGTGGGTGACACTGCTGATTACGGCAACTTGCTTCAGCTTAAACTGAACGATATGGATCTGCCAGAACACCCCGATTCATTGATTTTGCCTGCTCATGCGGGGGGTGAAAAACCCACAATGGGGGCTGACTCATTGCCTGATAGTGCTGTGATTTGTTCTTGCTTCGATGTTACCAAGGGTAAGATAGCGGCAGCGGTTGCCGATGGACAAACCACGGCGGCTGAGATTAAGGCCTCTACCAATGCCGGCACGGGGTGTGGTGGTTGTTTACCGCTAATTGGCCAAGTGCTTAACGCCGAGCTTGCCAAAGCGGGTGTTGAAGTCAAAAACCACCTCTGTGAACACTTTGAATATTCACGCCAAGAGTTATTCCACCTGATCCGTATTGAAGGCCTAAAAAGCTTTGACCAAGTACTGACTAAACATGGTAAAGGTTATGGCTGTGAAGTATGTAAACCTGCGGTTGGGTCTATCATGGCGTCATGCTGGGGGGACCACGTATTAACGCCACAACTGGTTAGCCTGCAAGATACCAATGATAATTTCCTTGGCAACATGCAAAAAGATGGCACTTACTCGGTTATTCCACGTATGCCTGGCGGCGAAGTCACGCCTAAAGCACTGGCCGTATTAGCGGAAGTCGCGGAAGAGTACACACTTTACACCAAAGTAACCGGTGCCCAGCGGATTGGTTTATTTGGCGCACAAAAAGACGATTTACCCACCATTTGGCGCAAGCTTGTTGAGGCGGGTTACGAAACTGGCCAAGCCTACGGTAAAGCATTGCGTATGGCGAAAACCTGCGTAGGTAGCACCTGGTGTCGTTTTGGTGTGCAAGACAGTGTTGGTCTAGGGGTAATGCTAGAAAACCGCTACAAAGGTATTCGTACTCCGCACAAAATGAAGTTTGGCGTATCAGGTTGTACTCGCGAATGTGCTGAAGCTCAAGGTAAAGATTTAGGCATTATTGCCACCGATGCTGGGTGGAACATGTATGTTGGCGGTAATGGTGGCATGAAACCTCGCCACGGTGATTTGCTAGCCGCTGACTTAGACCAAGCAACCTTAATTAAGTATGTAGACCGTTTCATGATGTTCTACATCCGTACCGCTGACAAATTACAACGTACTTCTGTGTGGTTAGAAAATTTGGAAGGCGGCGTAGATTACCTGCGTGAAGTGATCGAGAACGACAAGTTAGGCATTAATCAGCAGCTAGAAGCCGATGTCGCCAAGCTTATCGAAAACTTCAGTTGTGAATGGACCGATACCATTAATGATGAAGCTCAGCTTAAGCGCTTTGCTCACTTCATTAACAGTGACCAGCGTGATGACAACGTGGTGTTTGTGGCTGAACGCGAACAGCATCGCCCCGCTAGCTTTACAGAAAAAAATCCGAGCGCAAAAGGCGACATCCTACATGTTGAGTTGGAGGCATAATCATGAGCTTTGAAACAGTTTGTAAACTAAACGACATCACCCCCGGTACGGGTATTTGCGCCTTGGTGAATGGAGCTCAAGTTGCCTTGTTCCGTCCACGAGATGATGAACAAGTATTCGCCATTAATAATATGGACCCTTTTGCTCAATCTAACGTGTTATCACGCGGTTTGATTTGTGAGCATCAAGGCCAACTTTGGGTCGCTAGCCCACTAAAAAAGCAACGCTTCCACTTAGAGAGCGGTAAATGCTTAGAAAACCCAATGGTGTCAGTGGCTAGTTATCCAGTAAAAGTGAGCGCCGGCAAGGTTGCTGTAAGCGCGTAAAGAATTTCGATTTAACGTTAAATTAAGGACCAATATGTCTTATGTAAAACCTGCTGAATTCGCTCAGATGATGATCGATGCCGGTGAAAGCAAAGTATTTATGTCTACCCGCGATACCATTATTCGCGGCATCATGGCGGGTGCTATTTTAGCTATCGCTGTAGCGGTCGCGATTACAGCGGCAGTGCAAACCGGCATGCCAATTGTGGGTGCTTTGGTATTCCCGGTGGGCTTTTGTATTTTGAACCTAATGGGCTTTGATTTAATGACCGGTGTATTTGCGCTAGCGCCATTACCCTTGTTAGAAAAACGCCCAGGCGTAACCAAAGCTGGCGTATTGCGTAACTGGGGTTTAGTGGGTCTAGGTAACTTGATTGGCTCAGTATCGGTAGCATTTTTGGTTGCCTTAACCTTTACCATGAATTTCAGTGTAGAGCCTGGCGCTGTTGGCCAAGCCTTCATTAAAGCGTCTACCGCGCGAACTTTAGGCTTTGCAGAGCATGGCTTAAATGGCTGGATCACCGTATTTGTAAAAGGCATCTTATGTAACTGGATGGTATGCCTAGGTGTCGTGGGCGCTATGACCTCTAAAACCGTTGGCGGTAAAGTACTGGCGATGTGGTTCCCTATCTTTATCTTCTTTGGTTTGGTATTTGAACACGCGGTAGTAAACATGTACCTGTTCCCATTAGGGATGATGTTAGGTGCAGAGTTCACGATTGCTGATTGGTTAACTTGGAACCTTATTCCTGTCATCCTAGGCAACATCGTAGGTGGTTTATTAGTGACGGGTATGAGCATTTACTTCACTCACGGTAAAACCTTGCCACAGCGTAATGCGGCTTAATTAGCCAAAGCTATCGCCCCAATAGCAAGATAAAAAGCCCCTAGCCAATTTGTGCTTAGGGGCTTTTTGTATATTAAAGACTATCTTCTACTAAGGCTAAAGTGGGCAGCAACTCACTGAACTGATATTCTACGTTTTTGGCCAGAATACTGGTTCATTCGTACCATATTTAGTAAGCAATTTTCATAGGACGCCGTTGATGCCCGATTCTCCATCTAGCCTAAGTCATGCTCAGGGTTTTGTTTCATTAGTTGGCGCTGGCCCTGGCGATCCAGATTTACTCACGGTAAAAGCGGTAAAGCGGATCCGCACCGCCGACGTTATCGTGTACGATCGTTTAGTGTCACAAGACATCCTTGACTTAGCCTCGCCTACCGCCGAGATGGTGTATGTAGGCAAGAAGCTAGACCATCACTTTGTACCGCAGCCAAAAATTAACCAGATTTTGGTTGACCAAGCACAGTTGGGCAAGCACGTGGTGCGTTTAAAAGGCGGAGACCCATTTATTTTTGGTCGTGGTGGTGAAGAGTTACAGTCTTTAGTGGCAGAAAGTATCGCTTTTGAAGTGGTGCCGGGCATAACCGCAGCAGTGGGTTGTACAGCCTATGCGGGTATCCCTTTAACTCATCGCGATCATGCGCAAAGTGTGCAATTTATTACCGGCCATTTAAAGCAACATGGTGAAGACATTGATTGGCCATCTTTAGCTCAATCTAACCACACCTTAGTGTTTTATATGGGCTTAAAACAGTGCCCACAAATTCAAGCTAACTTAGTGGTAAACGGCTTAGCAGAAAGCACGCCCTGCGCCATCATTGAAAAGGGCGCTACGCCACAACAGCGAGTATTAACTGGCCCCTTAGCCGAATTAGCGCAATTAGCTGGGCAAGCACAAAGCCCATCATTAATCGTCGTGGGCAGTGTCACAGAGCTGCATCAAGAGCTAGCGTGGTATAAGCCTGAATAGACCTTTACCTATCAAGCCAGCCGATGGCTGGCTTGATGTCACTCCCTTCCTGTAAAATAAACGGTTATATTTGTGATTCACGGTCATTTTAAAAATTCAGCTAGAAGCCCTTGGCGTGTTTTTTTAGATTGCTACTTACCTTCGTTGGGCTTATAAATTGTTCTGTGTCTTGAGCCAAGTCGATAGGCCTGATATAACCAAAGCGAGTTGGTGCAGCCATACCAGTAACTATACGGAAGTAAATATTTGGATAAGTTCGATCAAAAGATAGTGGCCTTGTTAGTCGACAACGCACGCACACCCGTGAGTCAAATCGCCAGGGCGATCAACCTATCTCGTTCAGCTACCGCTGAGCGAATCAGCAATCTTGAAAAGCTAGGCATCATCAGTGGCTATCATGCAAGCGTTGGTCTGGCTAAGCAAGATTCGCCTATTGCTGCTCATTTCGAACTACGCTATAACGAACACAATTGCGAAGCTTATGCCGCATTTATGCGTGGTATTCCTGAAATAAAGCGGTGTCAGGCGATTTCGGGAGACGTCGATATGTTGTTGTATGTTGAAGTGCCTTCCATGGCTCGCCTAGAAGAGATTCGCCTGCAGTTGGAACAGATGGACAAAATGGTGATGGTGCGCACTCACATGGTGTTGCGGGATATGTTCAGGCGCTAAGGGTGGCCATGAAAAGAGTGATTGTGGGTTTTCAGCTTGATAGTGAGCAACACTGGGTGGCTCGCCTAGCTTGTGGTCATGTTCAACATGTACGGCATATCCCTCCTTGGCAAAACCGTCCTTGGGTCGCCACCTACAAAGGGCGCTCAAGCATGTTAGGCCAGCATTTGTCGTGTACCAAATGTTTAGACTTAGCGCCCCGAGATTGGAGTTAATGATCTTTTAGTTAATCATCACGTCACATTTAATTTTTTTGTGTTGAGTGGTTAGTAATTGTATTTATGACTTTATGGCGCTAAAGAGTCATAGTTACCTCTGGTAAATATGAAGCCTCGCATAACACTGCTGGAGTCACCGCTAATGATGACTAATTAGAATGCTATGCGAGCTCTAAAGCTGATTACATGGCTAGCTCATAGATACTTTCCACTTCTTCGGCAGTTGGCAAATGCGGGTTACCAGGCAGGCATGGGTCAACCATTGCCTTTCCAACCCAAACCCTTATATCAGAACTTTGAATACCTAAGTCGCTAAATCCGTTGGGGATCTTGACCTGAGACGATAGCTCTTTAATTAGCTCAATTGCCTTCTCAGCACCTTGTACATCGTTCATATCTAGCTTTTGATCAAGTAATGCCTCGGCGACCAGTTTGTAACGCTCTGGGACATATTTGGCATTATATTCGCAAACATAGGGAAGTAAAATTGCATTACACACTCCATGTGGAAGATTATGTGTTGCGCCCGGTTGGTGCGCCATTGCATGCACCAGTCCAAGCCCCGAGCTGTTAAAAGCCATGCCCGCCAAGAATTGCGCACAAGCGAGTTTATCGCGCGCTTCAACATTTTTACCATCAGCAACAGCAATGGGTAGCCATTGACGAATCAGTTTAATAGCTTCACGAGCCGTTGGCTCAGTCAAAGTATGTGCGCCGGGCGTCACGTAAGCTTCAATCGCATGAGTCAAGGCATCCATACCGGTAGCGGCTGTTACATTGGCCGGTAAATCAAGCATTAAATTTGCATCGTTTACCGCTATGTCAGGGATCTGTTTGGCGTCAATAATCACCATTTTGACTTGTTTTTTTTCATCGGTGATCACCGA is a window from the Agarivorans sp. TSD2052 genome containing:
- a CDS encoding formate/nitrite transporter family protein; this translates as MSYVKPAEFAQMMIDAGESKVFMSTRDTIIRGIMAGAILAIAVAVAITAAVQTGMPIVGALVFPVGFCILNLMGFDLMTGVFALAPLPLLEKRPGVTKAGVLRNWGLVGLGNLIGSVSVAFLVALTFTMNFSVEPGAVGQAFIKASTARTLGFAEHGLNGWITVFVKGILCNWMVCLGVVGAMTSKTVGGKVLAMWFPIFIFFGLVFEHAVVNMYLFPLGMMLGAEFTIADWLTWNLIPVILGNIVGGLLVTGMSIYFTHGKTLPQRNAA
- the nirB gene encoding nitrite reductase large subunit NirB, whose product is MSKLKLVVIGNGMVGHRYLEDLVEKADLSQFDVTVFCEEPRVAYDRVHLSSYFSHHTAEELSLVKHGFYEKHGIEVLLGERAININRDQQVVYSSTGREINYDKLVMATGSYPWVPPIKGSENKDCFVYRTIEDLKAIEACSKKSKSGAVVGGGLLGLEAAGALKALGVETHVIEFAPVLMAEQLDQQGGLLLRNKIERMGVQVHTSKNTLEIQAQGEQARNTMQFADDTKLEVDFIVFSTGIRPQDKLARQSELAIAPRGGIAINDQCLSSDQNIYAIGECASWNESFFGLVAPGYKMAQVAVDHLLDRDNAFEGADMSAKLKLLGVKVGSIGDANGRTPGCKSFVYQNDEEGVYKRLIVSEDGKKLLGAVLVGDTADYGNLLQLKLNDMDLPEHPDSLILPAHAGGEKPTMGADSLPDSAVICSCFDVTKGKIAAAVADGQTTAAEIKASTNAGTGCGGCLPLIGQVLNAELAKAGVEVKNHLCEHFEYSRQELFHLIRIEGLKSFDQVLTKHGKGYGCEVCKPAVGSIMASCWGDHVLTPQLVSLQDTNDNFLGNMQKDGTYSVIPRMPGGEVTPKALAVLAEVAEEYTLYTKVTGAQRIGLFGAQKDDLPTIWRKLVEAGYETGQAYGKALRMAKTCVGSTWCRFGVQDSVGLGVMLENRYKGIRTPHKMKFGVSGCTRECAEAQGKDLGIIATDAGWNMYVGGNGGMKPRHGDLLAADLDQATLIKYVDRFMMFYIRTADKLQRTSVWLENLEGGVDYLREVIENDKLGINQQLEADVAKLIENFSCEWTDTINDEAQLKRFAHFINSDQRDDNVVFVAEREQHRPASFTEKNPSAKGDILHVELEA
- the yjeH gene encoding L-methionine/branched-chain amino acid transporter, which produces MSRLKQQLGISQGVALLATSLLGTGIFVVPAIAASVAERHSLVAWLLLIALVLPIAFTFAALGKRYPHAGGAAHFVGKALGGHSEKLTAFLFISVLPVGLPAALVMATGFWQSLFSISPLMALVIQLGTLLAILLLGLGGAKLSGNVQGLIALAIIALVAALWWQADIVITDYALPEQLSSPSIAPALAVMFWCFVGIEAFAHMGEEFRQPKRDFPIALILGVFVAGAVYWAASVVVLKYGAYGDQLANTQSLPHIVALLFGQQASWLAAIIGYFACFASINIYIQGFARLLWSMADEGQLPKKLAYLSPNKVPTYALFAIVLACVLSCFVAWSFQLALDDLIRYANGNFIMVYLLSMLAGVVLLKGFVRILALIGCALCCLLLLALGLQSVYALLLSVIFLVLGSGWDKLSQRKLAQNKTIS
- the nirD gene encoding nitrite reductase small subunit NirD, which encodes MSFETVCKLNDITPGTGICALVNGAQVALFRPRDDEQVFAINNMDPFAQSNVLSRGLICEHQGQLWVASPLKKQRFHLESGKCLENPMVSVASYPVKVSAGKVAVSA
- the cobA gene encoding uroporphyrinogen-III C-methyltransferase; amino-acid sequence: MPDSPSSLSHAQGFVSLVGAGPGDPDLLTVKAVKRIRTADVIVYDRLVSQDILDLASPTAEMVYVGKKLDHHFVPQPKINQILVDQAQLGKHVVRLKGGDPFIFGRGGEELQSLVAESIAFEVVPGITAAVGCTAYAGIPLTHRDHAQSVQFITGHLKQHGEDIDWPSLAQSNHTLVFYMGLKQCPQIQANLVVNGLAESTPCAIIEKGATPQQRVLTGPLAELAQLAGQAQSPSLIVVGSVTELHQELAWYKPE